The following proteins are co-located in the Trichormus variabilis 0441 genome:
- a CDS encoding LCP family protein — protein sequence MTIQRTSAEGNPSSNAPNSSGKNSHNTKPGRWLWFWMGMGGIAMVSATAGALLAVSLTSTPLQQAQLSPQEEAVFDGDAISGSGLRFSELTRPVNLLVMGMSVLPPDVQTPPAEAQNLRYLPQVNSFDGLADVMLMVKFDPETKKIAMLSIPRDTRTRIEGHGVRKINAANVEGGPALTATTVSNLLGGVGIDRYIRINVLGVGKLIDALGGVTVYVPKDMKYQDHSQHLYINLKAGKQHLNGDQVLQLLRFRHDELGDIGRIQRQQMVMRALMDQALNPVTVAQLPKILNVVKDNIDTNLTVEELVALVGFGVRTNRTNMQMLMLPGRFSEPNEYNASYWIPSKNGIAKLMAQHFGLESLSENPVNDPTSVRVAIQDSTGSDRSQLRPLINALEKAGYRNVYVANAWTEPLEVTNIIAQQGDGNSAESIRNALGFGEVRVESTGSLNSDISIQVGKDWLQQKSLSEDSIKF from the coding sequence GTGACCATTCAAAGAACTTCAGCAGAAGGAAATCCATCGTCAAACGCCCCTAACTCCAGTGGCAAAAATTCGCACAATACTAAACCGGGGCGTTGGCTATGGTTTTGGATGGGTATGGGTGGAATTGCGATGGTATCAGCAACAGCCGGAGCGCTATTAGCTGTTTCGTTAACCAGTACACCATTGCAACAAGCTCAACTCAGCCCCCAGGAAGAAGCAGTCTTTGATGGTGATGCCATCTCTGGTAGTGGATTACGTTTCTCTGAGTTAACTCGGCCTGTGAATTTATTAGTCATGGGGATGAGTGTACTACCACCAGATGTGCAAACTCCCCCTGCTGAAGCCCAAAATCTCCGCTACCTACCCCAAGTCAATTCCTTTGATGGTCTTGCTGATGTCATGCTCATGGTGAAGTTTGACCCAGAGACCAAAAAAATTGCTATGCTTTCCATTCCCAGAGATACCCGCACGCGTATAGAAGGGCATGGAGTCAGAAAAATTAATGCCGCTAACGTGGAGGGTGGGCCTGCTTTAACAGCCACAACTGTTAGTAACCTGTTGGGTGGTGTGGGTATTGACCGCTATATCCGCATTAATGTTTTGGGTGTTGGTAAACTTATTGATGCTTTGGGCGGAGTGACAGTTTATGTCCCCAAAGATATGAAATATCAAGATCATTCCCAACACTTATACATTAATTTAAAGGCAGGTAAACAGCATCTCAATGGCGACCAAGTACTACAATTACTCCGCTTCCGTCATGATGAGCTAGGAGATATTGGCCGGATTCAACGCCAGCAAATGGTAATGCGTGCCTTAATGGATCAAGCTCTTAACCCTGTAACAGTAGCTCAGTTACCAAAAATTCTCAACGTAGTTAAAGATAATATCGACACCAACTTGACAGTTGAAGAATTAGTGGCGCTAGTGGGTTTTGGTGTGCGGACTAATCGCACCAATATGCAAATGTTAATGCTTCCCGGACGTTTCAGCGAACCGAATGAGTATAACGCCAGCTATTGGATACCAAGTAAAAATGGTATTGCTAAACTGATGGCACAGCACTTTGGTTTGGAATCTCTATCAGAAAACCCGGTAAATGATCCAACATCTGTGCGAGTAGCAATTCAAGATAGCACAGGTAGCGATCGCTCTCAACTACGTCCTTTAATCAATGCCTTAGAAAAAGCAGGCTATCGTAACGTTTATGTGGCTAATGCTTGGACTGAACCGTTGGAAGTCACTAATATTATTGCCCAGCAAGGTGACGGTAACAGCGCTGAGTCTATTCGCAACGCCTTAGGTTTTGGCGAAGTGCGGGTAGAAAGCACCGGTAGTCTCAACTCCGATATTAGTATCCAAGTAGGCAAAGATTGGTTACAGCAAAAATCTCTGTCAGAGGATTCTATTAAGTTCTAA
- the blaOXA gene encoding class D beta-lactamase — protein sequence MSQNRRNSLAIIVAITTFVIFLTTSNFPGMPGHSQEIQTPAIPVSVNLGRSFNQLGIKGSILIYDRNNKKFYEHNTARNSQSFLPASTFKIFNSLVALETGVISNDVAILTWDGIQRQFPTWNQDTNIRQAFRNSTVWFYQVLARKIGYERMEKFIKQVGYGNLQIGTPEQIDRFWLEGPLQITPKQQIEFLQRLHRKELPFSQRTLDLVQDIMIYERTPNYILRGKTGWAASVTPNIGWFVGYLEQNNNVYFFATNIDIRNNDDAAARIEVTRRSLKALGLL from the coding sequence ATGTCTCAAAATCGACGAAATTCCCTGGCAATAATCGTCGCTATCACTACCTTTGTGATATTTTTAACAACTAGCAATTTTCCAGGTATGCCAGGACACTCCCAGGAAATTCAGACACCTGCAATTCCTGTGAGTGTTAACCTTGGACGTTCATTTAATCAACTGGGCATCAAAGGTTCTATTCTAATTTACGATCGCAACAACAAAAAATTTTACGAACACAACACTGCTCGCAACTCACAATCGTTCCTTCCCGCCTCGACTTTTAAAATTTTTAACTCTCTCGTAGCTTTAGAGACTGGGGTGATTTCCAATGACGTAGCTATTTTGACTTGGGACGGTATTCAGCGCCAGTTCCCCACATGGAATCAAGACACCAATATACGCCAAGCATTCAGAAATTCGACAGTATGGTTTTACCAAGTACTAGCTCGAAAAATTGGTTATGAACGGATGGAGAAATTTATCAAGCAAGTCGGCTATGGGAACCTGCAAATCGGCACACCTGAGCAAATTGACCGATTTTGGCTAGAAGGGCCTTTGCAAATTACACCCAAACAACAGATTGAGTTTCTACAACGTCTGCACCGCAAAGAGTTACCCTTTTCCCAACGTACTTTGGATCTAGTTCAAGACATCATGATTTACGAACGTACTCCAAATTATATATTGCGAGGAAAGACAGGCTGGGCGGCAAGTGTTACCCCGAATATTGGCTGGTTTGTTGGATATTTGGAACAAAACAATAATGTATATTTCTTTGCCACCAATATTGATATACGCAATAATGATGACGCTGCTGCCCGAATTGAAGTTACTCGGCGCAGTCTCAAAGCTTTAGGATTGCTATGA